A genomic stretch from Mesomycoplasma neurolyticum includes:
- a CDS encoding type 2 periplasmic-binding domain-containing protein, translating to MQKYKKIIGLIIGIFSLILGISFLTVYKIKRPFKPLVLNYQAYMKPELRNNFEKDFTYHEFGDLSEFQKLLQDNRVIGGVSSDFAIAKDAKKGLIKKVNYAYLFKNNQELSNKFKSKDLKIRREAFKTIAREQTLEHLDKYNQFLYKEIDGKKVYDLDGDGVEDQLWEYTIPYYIQDKVIVYTVGDYDENGEKKPLKSNIASWDNKTKEDIRENGINFDDQSFLGIFKTLRSYGYQNFGWTEAMRDNLLLGSEKISLDKKNFDFYSGKVESDNQSDFSYKKQINSFTTIVKEATGEALNNTKHNVFIPNGLELLATVIDNKKPTSVVYLYNGDAIDAFYSKDNFSTVEDGQAIKIVRPKNNLTLLDGWVFSKNITNEHEEKLLDKLYENIYYLEDRSIDEMLLESLEKVEYSEIQDEEGNWIKISGEGYTINFELLNSLANFDYVNYTPSLKNSYFLIEKLYFNDAVKTARISENDEEVYLLIDKRLDVDEKNDNSKVNIDFNVLKNIENITLDDIKTEAEENSTKLALNIYKSQQKYQTKNGFSVDEDTDENNIYEVNYAFLQPVNDSLESEIQTYYNLKVKG from the coding sequence ATGCAAAAGTATAAAAAAATAATCGGACTAATAATAGGTATTTTTAGTTTAATTTTAGGTATTAGTTTTCTAACTGTGTATAAAATTAAACGCCCTTTTAAACCTTTGGTATTAAATTATCAAGCTTATATGAAGCCTGAACTCCGAAATAATTTTGAAAAAGATTTTACTTATCATGAATTTGGTGATTTAAGTGAATTTCAAAAATTGCTTCAAGACAATAGAGTAATAGGCGGTGTTTCTTCTGACTTTGCTATTGCTAAAGATGCTAAAAAAGGTTTGATTAAAAAAGTTAATTATGCTTATTTATTCAAAAATAATCAAGAATTATCAAATAAATTCAAAAGTAAAGATTTAAAAATTAGAAGAGAAGCTTTCAAAACAATTGCTCGTGAACAAACACTTGAGCATTTAGATAAATATAATCAATTTTTATATAAAGAAATTGATGGTAAAAAAGTTTATGATCTTGATGGTGATGGTGTTGAAGATCAACTTTGAGAATACACAATCCCATATTATATTCAAGACAAAGTAATAGTTTATACAGTTGGTGACTATGATGAAAATGGTGAAAAAAAACCTTTAAAAAGTAATATTGCATCATGGGATAATAAGACAAAAGAAGATATAAGAGAAAATGGTATTAATTTTGATGATCAAAGTTTTTTAGGTATTTTTAAAACTTTAAGATCTTATGGTTATCAAAATTTTGGTTGAACTGAAGCAATGCGTGATAATTTACTCCTTGGTAGTGAAAAAATTTCTTTGGATAAGAAAAATTTTGATTTTTATAGTGGAAAAGTAGAAAGTGATAACCAAAGTGATTTTTCATATAAAAAACAAATTAATTCATTTACAACTATTGTTAAAGAAGCAACTGGCGAAGCATTAAACAATACAAAACATAATGTTTTCATTCCAAATGGTCTAGAACTATTAGCAACAGTAATTGATAATAAAAAACCTACATCAGTAGTTTATTTATACAATGGAGATGCAATTGATGCTTTTTATTCCAAAGATAACTTTAGCACAGTAGAAGATGGGCAAGCAATTAAAATTGTTAGACCAAAAAATAATTTAACCCTTCTTGATGGATGAGTTTTTTCTAAAAATATTACAAATGAACATGAAGAAAAACTTTTAGATAAGCTATATGAAAATATTTATTATCTTGAAGATCGTTCAATCGATGAAATGCTTTTAGAATCATTAGAAAAAGTTGAATACAGTGAAATTCAAGATGAAGAAGGGAACTGGATTAAAATTTCTGGCGAAGGTTATACTATTAATTTTGAATTATTAAACTCTCTTGCTAATTTTGATTATGTAAATTACACACCTTCATTAAAAAATAGTTATTTTTTAATAGAAAAATTATATTTTAACGATGCTGTAAAAACAGCAAGAATCTCAGAAAATGATGAAGAAGTTTACCTTTTAATTGATAAAAGATTAGATGTTGATGAAAAAAATGATAATTCAAAAGTAAATATTGATTTTAATGTTTTAAAAAATATTGAAAATATAACACTTGATGATATTAAAACTGAAGCTGAAGAAAATTCAACAAAATTAGCTTTAAATATTTATAAGAGTCAACAAAAATATCAAACAAAAAATGGCTTTTCAGTTGATGAAGATACAGATGAAAACAATATTTATGAAGTAAATTATGCTTTTCTTCAACCAGTTAATGATTCATTAGAAAGTGAAATACAAACTTATTATAATTTAAAAGTTAAAGGATAA
- a CDS encoding ABC transporter permease: MSKIWDFFQKHEIFKKTYVWIIIIAFYIPLLLGAIFSFNKPSDKGFVSTSWNKHTFEGYVYLVSDNFINALINSLIIGIVTVFFVLVISLFTVFSIWKQKLKLPKRYVNITSNIPLINPDIITAISLAIILSFLFGILNSNNEGMIRAIISHITMTLPYGILLMYPRSENFSMSVYEASQDLGYSKLQTWFRVYLFHMIPSIFFSSVVVFFFSFDDFIITRITSNASTIGVNLYQGQFKTWSLALGTIMLCATLIGNVVWIIIKLKKGKKHAKV, translated from the coding sequence ATGAGTAAAATTTGAGATTTTTTTCAAAAACATGAGATTTTTAAAAAAACTTATGTTTGAATAATTATTATTGCTTTTTATATACCTTTATTATTAGGTGCTATTTTTTCTTTCAATAAACCTTCGGATAAAGGTTTTGTTTCGACTTCTTGAAATAAACACACTTTTGAAGGTTATGTTTATTTAGTTTCTGATAATTTTATAAACGCACTAATTAATTCTTTAATTATTGGTATTGTTACAGTGTTTTTTGTTTTGGTTATTAGCCTTTTTACTGTGTTTTCGATTTGAAAACAAAAGTTAAAATTACCAAAAAGATATGTAAATATAACTTCTAATATACCATTGATTAATCCTGATATTATTACAGCAATTTCACTTGCAATAATTCTTAGTTTTTTATTTGGAATTTTAAATTCTAATAACGAAGGAATGATAAGAGCTATTATTTCTCATATTACTATGACATTACCTTATGGGATTTTATTAATGTATCCTCGTAGTGAAAACTTTTCTATGTCAGTGTATGAAGCTTCACAAGATTTAGGTTATAGCAAACTTCAAACATGATTTAGAGTTTATCTTTTTCATATGATACCATCCATTTTCTTTAGCAGCGTTGTTGTGTTTTTCTTTTCTTTTGATGATTTTATCATAACAAGAATAACATCTAATGCATCAACAATAGGTGTTAATCTATATCAAGGACAATTTAAAACTTGATCATTAGCTCTTGGAACAATTATGCTTTGTGCAACCTTAATTGGTAATGTTGTATGAATTATTATTAAATTAAAAAAAGGAAAAAAACATGCAAAAGTATAA
- a CDS encoding ABC transporter permease, which yields MLLKAYNKFKSLANIRLGMILPYVFFAFIFIVLPLILLFFKAVLPVLDEDGKASDNFVLIKNSTTWKIMWRSVWLGILTAFICLVIALPYSFFISTIKSKFFKIYAISLIVSPLIIFTISKIFSLRVLFVMIFDEPTINNEIFMLIGLIYLNLPFMIIPLYTVFSDMPKNILEASADLGYNKFWTLIKVVLPYGLKAIFSGIALVFLMAATSIIISDKLLPSGSQKQLIGNLINNSSNPSNPFDLAKVSSLVLITIVVLYSVYGLIYIFPLILSKLKGVKYE from the coding sequence ATGTTATTAAAAGCATATAACAAATTTAAATCATTAGCAAATATTCGTTTAGGAATGATTTTGCCATATGTTTTTTTTGCATTTATTTTTATTGTTTTACCTTTAATTTTATTGTTTTTCAAAGCGGTTTTACCTGTTTTGGATGAAGATGGTAAAGCGTCAGATAATTTTGTTTTAATTAAAAATTCAACAACATGAAAAATTATGTGAAGGTCAGTTTGATTAGGTATTTTAACAGCTTTTATTTGCTTAGTTATTGCACTGCCTTATTCATTTTTTATATCAACAATTAAATCTAAATTTTTTAAAATTTATGCTATTTCATTAATTGTTTCACCATTAATAATTTTTACAATTTCAAAAATTTTTTCTTTAAGAGTTTTGTTTGTAATGATTTTTGATGAACCTACTATTAATAATGAAATTTTTATGTTGATTGGATTAATTTATTTAAATTTACCTTTTATGATTATTCCTTTATACACAGTCTTTAGTGATATGCCTAAAAATATTTTAGAAGCATCAGCTGATTTAGGATATAACAAATTTTGAACTTTAATTAAAGTAGTTTTACCTTATGGTTTAAAAGCAATTTTTTCTGGAATAGCATTAGTGTTTTTAATGGCAGCTACAAGTATTATAATTTCAGATAAATTACTTCCTTCAGGAAGTCAAAAACAACTAATTGGTAATTTAATAAATAATAGTTCCAATCCTTCAAATCCATTTGATTTAGCAAAAGTTTCATCATTAGTTTTAATTACTATTGTAGTTTTATATTCTGTTTATGGTCTTATTTATATTTTTCCATTAATTCTATCAAAATTAAAAGGAGTAAAATATGAGTAA
- a CDS encoding ABC transporter ATP-binding protein has translation MNVIKNSEKYSKNSTKPLINLVNVDKEFGDKKVLKNINLKINKGEFITLLGPSGSGKTTILRLIGGFEWTTRGEIKFNDIDIKDLSPNKRDVSTIFQDYALFNHLGIKGNINYGLKLKRYPKDNVKKEIYELLEKKKVLWVKKAQEKMAILDKIQIEYENELKQPKISKLKKKKIQDWLDDSDFKYSYWENYVNFKVEAFSKRHLTRKITKNEMENEVNEIIKLVGLEGSENKKISELSGGMKQRVALARSLVVEPQILLLDEPLSALDAKIRQKMQQLLRTIQKKLNITFVFVTHDQDEALELSDRIAVIRDGEIEQYDTPNKIYDYPINKWVANFIGASNFFKVKYLEKHKVELLNKIVYWDEDKKTLQKFYPNQILDGLVRPEDVVISLTKGFLDGVVTKVVYKGSYYFIDVLVGDKIIYVETTEKYAEKTKVKLSWDDDALHLMPLDKKGFE, from the coding sequence ATGAATGTTATTAAAAATTCAGAAAAATATTCTAAGAATTCAACAAAACCATTAATTAATTTAGTTAATGTGGATAAAGAATTCGGGGATAAAAAAGTTTTAAAAAATATTAATCTTAAAATTAATAAAGGTGAATTTATAACCCTTCTTGGACCATCAGGTTCAGGAAAAACTACTATTTTAAGATTAATTGGTGGTTTTGAATGAACAACTCGTGGCGAAATTAAATTTAATGATATTGATATTAAAGATTTATCACCAAATAAAAGAGATGTTTCAACAATTTTTCAAGATTATGCACTTTTTAATCATTTAGGTATAAAAGGCAATATTAATTATGGACTTAAATTAAAAAGATATCCAAAAGATAATGTAAAAAAAGAAATATATGAATTGCTTGAAAAGAAAAAAGTTTTATGAGTTAAAAAAGCACAAGAAAAAATGGCTATTTTAGACAAAATTCAAATTGAGTATGAAAATGAACTAAAACAACCAAAAATTTCTAAATTAAAAAAGAAAAAAATTCAAGATTGATTAGATGATTCTGATTTTAAATATTCCTATTGAGAAAATTATGTTAATTTTAAGGTTGAAGCTTTTTCTAAGAGACATTTAACAAGAAAAATTACAAAAAATGAAATGGAAAATGAAGTTAATGAAATTATTAAACTTGTAGGTCTTGAAGGTAGTGAAAATAAAAAAATTAGTGAACTTTCAGGTGGGATGAAACAAAGAGTTGCATTAGCAAGAAGTTTAGTTGTAGAGCCGCAAATTTTATTGCTAGATGAGCCACTTTCAGCTTTAGATGCTAAAATTAGACAAAAAATGCAACAATTGTTAAGAACTATTCAAAAAAAATTAAATATAACTTTTGTTTTTGTTACTCACGATCAAGATGAAGCGTTAGAGTTGTCAGATCGTATTGCTGTTATTAGAGATGGAGAAATAGAGCAATACGATACACCAAACAAGATATATGATTATCCAATAAACAAATGAGTTGCTAATTTTATTGGAGCATCTAATTTTTTTAAAGTTAAATATTTAGAAAAACACAAAGTTGAACTTTTAAATAAAATAGTTTACTGAGATGAAGATAAAAAAACATTACAAAAATTTTATCCTAATCAAATTTTAGATGGACTTGTTAGACCTGAAGATGTTGTTATTTCATTAACTAAAGGATTTTTAGATGGAGTAGTTACAAAAGTTGTTTACAAAGGTTCATACTATTTTATTGATGTTTTGGTTGGAGATAAAATTATTTATGTTGAAACAACAGAAAAATATGCTGAAAAAACAAAAGTAAAATTAAGCTGAGATGATGATGCATTACATTTAATGCCGCTAGATAAAAAAGGGTTTGAATAA
- a CDS encoding ferritin-like domain-containing protein yields MKNNKNELFFLETLQSTLQIAYQNISNIHWHISGLHFFTIHKQTDKLRADILEFIDMTAEKLVMLHHNAIVDSKKIEQLSRIKEDTSLSFKEDSTQLVVNYLEEILKLITSVTFSFSATVQPMIDEIILSLDKWRWQFEKNY; encoded by the coding sequence ATGAAAAACAATAAAAATGAACTATTTTTTTTAGAAACCCTACAATCTACTTTGCAAATTGCATATCAAAATATTTCAAATATTCATTGACATATTAGTGGTCTGCATTTTTTTACAATTCACAAACAAACTGACAAACTTAGAGCTGACATTTTAGAGTTTATTGATATGACTGCTGAAAAATTAGTGATGCTTCATCATAATGCTATTGTCGATAGCAAAAAAATAGAACAATTATCTAGAATCAAAGAAGATACATCATTATCTTTTAAAGAAGATAGTACACAACTTGTTGTTAATTATTTAGAAGAAATTTTAAAATTAATAACATCTGTAACTTTTTCATTTAGTGCAACTGTACAGCCTATGATTGATGAAATAATTTTATCTTTAGATAAATGAAGATGACAATTTGAAAAAAACTATTAA
- the rpmF gene encoding 50S ribosomal protein L32, which produces MAIVPKRKTSKQRRNKRRTHDALTIPNLVECKECSNKIQQHKVCMFCGFYKGKKVQGFTGLNDK; this is translated from the coding sequence ATGGCAATAGTTCCTAAGCGTAAAACTTCAAAACAACGTAGAAATAAAAGAAGAACACATGACGCTTTAACTATCCCTAATCTTGTAGAATGTAAGGAATGTTCAAATAAAATTCAACAACACAAAGTATGTATGTTTTGTGGATTTTACAAAGGTAAAAAAGTACAAGGTTTCACTGGATTAAATGATAAATAA
- the glyA gene encoding serine hydroxymethyltransferase yields MYKNIKLKDIEIQEAINAELKRQSDHIELIASENYVSEDVLKATGSILTNKYGEGYPGKRYYDGCENVDKVETLAIERLKKLFKVKYANVQSYSGSTANAAVYAALLEPGDKILGLALKSGGHLTHGFFVNFSGKIYKSYTYEVNDEGFLDYDEILKIAKKVKPKLIICGYSAYSRTVDFAKFSEIAKAVGAYLLADIAHIAGLIIGNVHPSPAKYADVITSTTHKTLRGARGAVIMTNDQNIANKIDRAVFPGQQGGPSFHSIAGKAVAFNEALQPFFKNYAKAVVTNSRKFANQFIKMGATIVSGGTDNHLFIINTKKSYNLSGHEASIVLQSLNITVNKNTIPNDSLPPSITSGIRLGTAAMTSRGFKAKEFVEIAKIIDNALKESNNKKLHSKLKLEVAKIIKNFPIKKSYWEN; encoded by the coding sequence ATGTATAAAAATATAAAACTTAAAGACATAGAAATACAAGAAGCGATTAATGCAGAGTTAAAAAGACAAAGTGATCATATTGAATTAATAGCTTCTGAAAATTATGTTTCAGAAGATGTACTTAAAGCAACAGGAAGTATTTTAACCAATAAATATGGTGAAGGTTATCCTGGAAAAAGATATTATGATGGTTGTGAAAATGTAGATAAAGTGGAAACACTTGCTATTGAAAGATTAAAAAAACTTTTTAAAGTAAAATATGCTAATGTGCAATCATATTCAGGTTCAACAGCTAATGCAGCTGTTTATGCTGCTCTTTTAGAACCTGGAGATAAAATTCTAGGATTAGCACTTAAATCTGGTGGTCATTTAACACATGGTTTTTTTGTAAATTTCTCTGGAAAAATTTACAAGTCTTATACTTATGAAGTTAATGATGAAGGATTTTTAGACTATGATGAAATTTTAAAAATAGCAAAAAAAGTAAAACCTAAATTAATTATTTGTGGTTATTCAGCTTATTCTAGAACTGTTGATTTCGCTAAATTTAGTGAAATTGCAAAAGCAGTGGGAGCTTATTTATTAGCTGATATAGCACATATTGCAGGTTTAATAATTGGGAATGTTCATCCTTCACCAGCAAAATATGCAGATGTTATAACTTCAACTACTCACAAAACTTTAAGAGGAGCAAGAGGAGCTGTAATTATGACTAACGATCAAAATATAGCAAACAAAATTGATCGTGCAGTTTTCCCTGGGCAACAAGGCGGCCCTTCTTTTCATTCTATTGCTGGTAAAGCAGTTGCTTTTAATGAGGCTTTACAACCTTTTTTCAAAAATTATGCTAAAGCAGTTGTAACAAATTCTAGAAAGTTTGCAAATCAATTTATTAAAATGGGCGCTACTATAGTCTCTGGCGGAACAGATAATCACTTATTTATAATAAATACAAAAAAAAGTTATAATTTATCAGGACATGAAGCTTCTATAGTATTGCAAAGTTTAAATATAACTGTTAATAAAAATACTATTCCAAATGACTCATTGCCACCAAGCATAACTTCAGGAATTAGACTTGGTACAGCAGCAATGACATCAAGAGGCTTTAAAGCTAAAGAATTTGTTGAAATCGCAAAAATTATAGATAATGCACTCAAAGAATCCAATAATAAAAAATTACATTCTAAATTAAAATTAGAAGTTGCAAAAATAATTAAAAATTTCCCAATTAAAAAATCATATTGAGAAAATTAA
- a CDS encoding phosphopentomutase, which translates to MKKFRFKRIFMIVTDSLGIGDDGRQHEFNDQGADTLWHVSEKSDILNIPTWKKLGIGEITKVFKHNNRNKNHLAYMARIIEKSNAKDTLAGHWEMMGIETKIPSPNFVENGFPAELIEKLEKAFDNRKIIGNRAESGTVILAELGQREIDNNEIIVYTSPDSTLQICGHEKYMTLDNLYRYAKEARRICSENPAWNVARIIARPYVGENGNFTRTFNRHDYANKPPKATILNKLQEKGIKTIAIGKINDIFVNQGIDVVFPPASDDENMDVAINIANQKTENEFIFVNLVEFDSHYGHRRNLLGYAENINRFDVKLTKLINAMDEDDLLIMTSDHGNDPSFPGSDHTREALPLTVFSKSFKGKNKNLGTLSGLGTTGNIIARNFGLELIDTGEDIFDKLI; encoded by the coding sequence ATGAAAAAATTTAGATTTAAAAGAATTTTTATGATTGTTACTGATTCATTAGGTATTGGTGATGATGGAAGACAACATGAATTTAATGATCAAGGTGCAGATACCCTTTGACATGTAAGTGAAAAAAGCGATATCTTAAATATACCAACTTGAAAAAAATTAGGTATTGGTGAAATAACAAAAGTATTTAAACATAATAATAGAAATAAAAACCATTTAGCTTATATGGCAAGAATAATTGAAAAATCAAATGCTAAAGATACTTTAGCTGGTCACTGAGAAATGATGGGGATTGAAACTAAAATACCAAGTCCAAATTTTGTTGAAAATGGTTTTCCAGCTGAATTAATAGAAAAACTTGAAAAAGCTTTTGATAATAGAAAAATTATAGGAAATAGAGCTGAAAGTGGAACTGTTATTTTAGCTGAATTAGGACAAAGAGAAATTGATAACAATGAAATTATTGTTTATACTTCACCTGATTCTACACTCCAAATTTGTGGTCATGAAAAATATATGACTTTAGATAATTTATATCGTTATGCTAAAGAAGCAAGAAGAATATGTTCTGAAAATCCTGCTTGAAATGTTGCAAGAATTATTGCAAGACCTTATGTTGGGGAAAATGGGAATTTTACTAGAACATTCAATAGACATGACTATGCAAATAAGCCACCTAAAGCTACTATTTTGAATAAATTACAGGAAAAAGGTATTAAAACAATTGCTATTGGAAAAATAAATGATATCTTTGTAAATCAAGGAATTGATGTGGTTTTTCCACCAGCTAGCGATGATGAAAACATGGATGTTGCAATTAATATTGCAAATCAAAAAACAGAAAATGAATTTATTTTTGTAAATCTTGTAGAATTTGATTCTCATTATGGGCATCGTAGAAATTTATTAGGTTATGCTGAAAATATTAACCGTTTTGATGTTAAATTAACAAAATTAATTAATGCAATGGATGAAGATGATTTGTTAATTATGACTTCAGATCATGGAAATGACCCTTCATTTCCAGGAAGTGATCACACAAGAGAAGCATTGCCATTAACTGTGTTTTCTAAATCATTTAAAGGTAAAAATAAAAACCTTGGAACACTTTCTGGTTTAGGAACAACAGGTAATATAATTGCAAGAAATTTTGGTTTAGAACTTATTGACACAGGCGAAGATATTTTTGATAAATTAATTTAA
- the galE gene encoding UDP-glucose 4-epimerase GalE gives MKKQTFFLIGGAGYIGSVFAWKLFDLKQNIIIADDLSSGNKEFLPPNILFYEIDYKNYLDLEKIFLNNKIDIVVNFSAYIKVGESVENSLSYYKNNLIGLINILELMNKYKINKLLFSSSAATYGQLNKKKIKETDIQNPINPYGFSKLFGEQIILDYAKNNKNFKYGILRYFNVAGADSQLRSGLYSKNNNYSLLIPVISNSLLENKQIYLFGNNYKTKDGTCIRDYIHVDDLAKIHFLVSQYLENNPSEIFNIGSSKGYSNLEIIQNFEKIVDHKINFQFKSKREGDPDILIASTNKIKNLLNFKNKYNLKDIISHEWNWRKKIKKYIK, from the coding sequence GTGAAAAAACAAACATTTTTTTTAATTGGTGGTGCTGGTTATATTGGAAGTGTTTTTGCTTGAAAATTATTTGATTTAAAACAAAACATTATTATTGCTGATGATTTATCATCTGGAAATAAAGAGTTTTTACCACCAAATATTTTATTTTATGAAATAGATTACAAAAATTATTTAGATCTAGAAAAAATTTTTTTAAACAATAAAATTGATATAGTTGTAAATTTTTCAGCATACATAAAAGTTGGAGAGAGTGTTGAAAATTCACTAAGTTACTATAAAAATAATTTAATTGGTCTTATAAATATTTTAGAATTAATGAATAAATACAAAATAAATAAATTACTTTTTTCTTCATCAGCTGCTACATATGGACAGTTAAATAAGAAAAAAATCAAAGAAACAGATATTCAAAATCCAATTAATCCTTATGGTTTTTCGAAATTATTTGGTGAACAAATAATTTTAGATTATGCAAAAAATAATAAAAATTTTAAATATGGAATATTAAGATATTTTAATGTAGCTGGTGCTGATTCACAACTAAGAAGTGGTCTTTATTCTAAAAACAATAATTACTCTTTATTAATTCCTGTTATTTCTAATTCTTTGTTAGAAAATAAACAAATATATTTATTTGGTAATAATTACAAAACTAAAGATGGTACATGTATTAGGGATTATATTCATGTTGATGATTTAGCAAAAATTCATTTTTTAGTTTCACAATATTTGGAAAATAATCCTAGTGAAATATTTAACATAGGTTCATCAAAGGGTTATTCTAATTTAGAAATAATTCAAAACTTTGAAAAAATAGTTGATCATAAAATTAATTTTCAATTCAAAAGCAAAAGGGAAGGTGATCCTGATATCTTAATTGCAAGTACAAACAAAATTAAAAATCTTTTAAATTTTAAAAATAAATATAATTTAAAAGATATAATTTCTCATGAATGAAATTGGAGAAAAAAAATAAAAAAATACATAAAATAA
- a CDS encoding 16S rRNA (uracil(1498)-N(3))-methyltransferase: MFRFFVDQKEKNYFLLNKETLNHIKVSRIQSQKFICVYKEEFYITILEANKAKILEKLNENHEFKNDVIIAASIINTKRFEWLIQKATELGATKLFPMYSENVVQKLGNNIEKKVERWNKIAKSASEQSFRNKAMIVEMPCFFDEIIKEKILNKYIAHEKCNNNNNLNELYEQNSIFLIGPEGGFSEKEVELAQKNGFQTIFLGKRILRAETATLFILSRIKQ; this comes from the coding sequence ATGTTTAGATTTTTTGTAGACCAAAAAGAAAAAAATTATTTTTTACTTAATAAAGAAACACTAAACCATATAAAAGTTAGTAGAATTCAATCACAAAAATTTATCTGTGTTTATAAAGAAGAATTTTATATAACAATTTTAGAAGCAAATAAAGCTAAAATTCTTGAAAAATTAAATGAAAATCATGAATTTAAAAATGATGTCATAATTGCTGCTTCTATTATAAATACCAAAAGATTTGAATGATTAATTCAAAAAGCAACAGAACTAGGTGCTACAAAACTTTTTCCAATGTATTCAGAAAATGTTGTACAAAAATTAGGGAATAATATTGAAAAAAAAGTCGAGAGATGAAATAAAATTGCTAAAAGTGCTTCAGAACAATCATTTCGTAACAAAGCAATGATTGTTGAAATGCCATGTTTTTTTGATGAAATTATAAAAGAAAAAATTTTAAATAAATATATTGCTCATGAAAAGTGCAATAATAACAATAATTTAAATGAATTGTATGAACAAAATTCTATTTTTTTAATCGGTCCTGAAGGTGGCTTTAGTGAAAAAGAAGTTGAATTAGCACAAAAAAATGGTTTTCAAACAATTTTTTTAGGTAAAAGAATATTAAGAGCTGAAACAGCTACTCTTTTTATTCTTTCAAGAATTAAGCAATAA
- a CDS encoding nicotinate-nucleotide adenylyltransferase: protein MKIGIFGGSFNPVHNAHINIANFAIETLELDKFYFVPTFKSPFKKNEKSIDIKHRIKMLELSKPEKSEISLFEVKRKGVSYTIDTIKYFQKKYPNSKLYLFIGSDNLPKLNKWKNIKEISEIAKIIVFKRSKNINKINLKKYNCKLLNNKIYEISSTQVKKGDFSFLNPKVNEYIAENYLYIDDILKNTQEAKRHKHSIAAGNLAAKYAQNLKLNVKEAWFAGLCHDITKNWTLEKHRMFLKQNNIDDKKIKDYQLHQLTGSLWLKNVYKLKNENIIKAISVHTSLAKNLSLLDKVVFMADKLCQGRKFEGIQKIRKLSFENFEEAFKLIVKKTKNFNLSKTDVSKEQLEIYNYLIEK from the coding sequence ATGAAAATAGGAATATTTGGCGGAAGTTTCAACCCAGTGCACAATGCACATATTAACATTGCTAATTTTGCAATAGAAACTTTAGAATTAGATAAATTTTATTTTGTACCTACTTTTAAATCCCCATTTAAAAAAAATGAAAAAAGCATAGATATAAAACATAGAATAAAAATGTTGGAATTATCTAAACCTGAAAAAAGTGAGATTTCACTTTTTGAAGTTAAAAGAAAAGGTGTGAGTTATACAATTGACACAATTAAATACTTTCAAAAAAAATATCCTAATAGTAAATTATACTTATTTATTGGTTCAGATAATTTACCAAAACTAAATAAGTGAAAAAATATTAAGGAAATAAGTGAGATTGCCAAAATTATTGTTTTTAAAAGAAGTAAAAATATTAACAAAATTAATTTAAAAAAATATAATTGCAAATTATTAAATAATAAAATTTATGAAATTTCTTCAACTCAAGTTAAAAAAGGTGATTTTAGTTTCTTAAATCCAAAAGTAAATGAATATATAGCTGAAAATTATTTATACATTGACGATATATTAAAAAACACACAAGAAGCTAAAAGGCATAAACATTCAATTGCAGCTGGTAATCTTGCTGCTAAATATGCTCAAAATTTAAAATTAAATGTTAAAGAAGCATGATTTGCGGGTTTATGTCATGATATAACAAAAAATTGAACTCTAGAAAAACATAGAATGTTTTTAAAACAAAATAATATCGATGATAAAAAAATAAAAGATTATCAATTGCATCAATTAACTGGATCTCTTTGATTAAAAAATGTTTATAAATTAAAAAACGAAAATATTATAAAAGCTATTAGTGTTCACACATCATTAGCAAAAAATTTATCATTGCTCGACAAAGTTGTATTTATGGCAGATAAACTTTGTCAAGGGAGAAAATTTGAAGGTATTCAAAAAATTAGAAAATTATCTTTTGAAAATTTTGAAGAAGCTTTTAAATTAATTGTTAAAAAAACAAAAAACTTTAATTTATCTAAAACCGATGTTTCTAAAGAACAACTAGAAATCTATAATTATTTAATTGAAAAGTAA